Genomic window (Leptolyngbyaceae cyanobacterium):
AGAAGCAGAAAGTGCGATCGCATCAAGCTTAAGCCTACTCCAAAAATCTGAAAATACCGGACAAGAAAGATGGCAAATTCTCGCTAATGCTTTTAACACTCAAGGTCGTTTGCAATTATCAACAGGACAACCAGAGGCAGCTTTAGCTAGTTTACAACAAGCCACTGCCGCATATCAAAAAGCAGGAGATGAAGAAGGTAGAATTGGCAGTTTACTTAACCAAGCTCAAGCAATGCAAAGTTTGGGTTTATACATAAAAGCAAATAAAACTTTGATTGAAGGCTTAAAATTAGATGGCTCTGAATTAGAATATGCTAATAAGTTAGCAGAACGCTTGAAGAACATCCAAAATCAACCTGATTCTGGACTAAAAGCTACCAGATTAATAGCGATTGGCAATGGCTTATATCTAGTGGGAGATTTGGCAAGTTCGCAAAAATTTGCAGAAGAAAGTTTGGTCGTGGCTAAACGATTAAATTCAGCCAGAATTATCGGTGAAGCATATCTTAATCTGGGAAATATTAATTTATCAATAGCTAAGAGAATTGAAAATTTAGAAGAATATGTAGAAGAAAGCGATGAATTTAAACAAGCACGCCAAGCCGCTTTGAAATACTACCAACAAGCTGCTGATTTATCTAGTATTGGTAATATAAGGCTGCAAGCACAACTAAATTTATTCAATTTACTAATTTCAATTAAACAATTTTCAGAAGCCGAAAAACTATTACCGCAAATTCAATCACAAATTAACCTATTACCTTCTAGCCATACCAAAATTATTGCCAAAGTCAATTTTTCTAGAGCTTTAATTAAAATGTCATTAACGAGAGATGGAGAACTAACTAGCCAAACTGCTCAAATGACAAAAGATATTGCAAAAATGTTAGCTAATTCTGTCCAAGAAGCTAAAACCTTGGCAGATAAAAGAGCCGAATCTTTTGCACTTGGTAACTTGGCTGAATTATACGAACGCAATCAACAATTTAGCGATGGAGAAGAACTAACTAAACAAGCTCTTATTTTAGCTCAAAGTTTAAATGCACCGGATATCGCTTATCGGTGGCAATGGCAATTAGGACGGTTATTAAAAGCACAAGGAAAGTTAGAAAGTGCGATCGCATTTTATACTGAAGCAGTCAATACTTTACAATCTATTCGTACTGATTTGGCTGCCATTAATCCCGATATTCAATTTTCTTTTCGCGATAGCGTAGAGCCTGTTTATCGCCAGTTAGTTGATTTGCTATTAGAAAGCGTGAAGCAACAAGAAAGTGAACCACAAAAACAAACTCGATTAGCACAAGCTAGGAAAACGATCGAATCTTTGCAATTAGCTGAATTAGATAACTTTTTCCGGGAAGCTTGTTTAGACGCACAACCAAAACAAATCGACCAAATCGATCGAAAAGCCGCCGTAATTTATCCAGTAATTTTACCAGATAGACTAGAAATAATCCTCACA
Coding sequences:
- a CDS encoding CHAT domain-containing protein; translation: MKHIKRYLALFLSTLILVIFLNWFLADSGISQERLILGSQVNILNIKQEKINRNLDVERQQLLEKGKSFYEAEQFLDALKVWQEAEKYFDAQQDLFNQALTLNFISLTQQKLGNWSEAESAIASSLSLLQKSENTGQERWQILANAFNTQGRLQLSTGQPEAALASLQQATAAYQKAGDEEGRIGSLLNQAQAMQSLGLYIKANKTLIEGLKLDGSELEYANKLAERLKNIQNQPDSGLKATRLIAIGNGLYLVGDLASSQKFAEESLVVAKRLNSARIIGEAYLNLGNINLSIAKRIENLEEYVEESDEFKQARQAALKYYQQAADLSSIGNIRLQAQLNLFNLLISIKQFSEAEKLLPQIQSQINLLPSSHTKIIAKVNFSRALIKMSLTRDGELTSQTAQMTKDIAKMLANSVQEAKTLADKRAESFALGNLAELYERNQQFSDGEELTKQALILAQSLNAPDIAYRWQWQLGRLLKAQGKLESAIAFYTEAVNTLQSIRTDLAAINPDIQFSFRDSVEPVYRQLVDLLLESVKQQESEPQKQTRLAQARKTIESLQLAELDNFFREACLDAQPKQIDQIDRKAAVIYPVILPDRLEIILTLPDRSLSNYTIYINQIQVESTINQLRQDLAIRHANQQERLRLSQQVYDWLIKPIEAELKSSSVQTLVFVLDGALRNIPMAALYNGEQYLIEQYSIAIAPGLQLLKPQPLTRVNLRALAGGVSESRQGFSPLPGVRKELEEINVIVPGIRLLNQQFTTTSLENEVKQVPFPVVHLATHGQFSSQLENTFILAWDREINVKQLDELLRNRNPNELDPIELLVLSACETATGDKRAALGLAGVAVKAGARSTLATLWKVSDDSTSALMTEFYKQLANKQITKAEALRLAQLNLLKDRSYRIPYFWAPYVLVGNWL